CAGCCCCGCGGCCGCATCCAGGCCATCGCGAAACAGGTCGGCACCTCCGGCAGCGGCCCGCGCCGGCGGTAGTCGGACGGAGACTCGCCGACGATCTCCCGGAACGTGCGGCTGAAGGTCCCCAGGCTGGTGAAGCCGACCTCCATGCAGATCTCGGTCACGCTCCGGTCGCACGACCGCAGCAGGAACATGGCCCGCTCCACCCGCCGACGCTGCAGGTAGCGGTGCGGCGTCTCACCGAACGTGGCACGGAAGACGCGGATGAAGTGGCGCGGGGAGACGTGCGCGATCTGGGCCAGCGCGGGCACGTCCAACGGCTCGGCGTAGTCCCGATCCATCGCGTCGCGGGCGCGCAGCATGCGACGGTTGGTCTCCTCCACGGCACGGTTCATCTCGTGATCACACTACATGAGCAGCCCATACGTCCGCCTATACTCGAACCATGACGTTCGACGTGGATGCGTATCTGGCGCGGGTCGGCCTCAAGCCGGGTCGCGAAGACTACCCCGCCACGAGGCAGACGCTCGCCACGTTGACGCGTGCGCACGTCTTCTCCATCCCGTTCGAGAACCTCGACCCCGTCAGTGGCCGTGCGCCTCGCTCGAACTCGACGATCTCGCCGCGAAGCTGGTTTCCGGAGGCCGCGGCGGCTACTGCTACGAGCACAACCTGCTGTTCGCGGCGGTGCTGCGCGAGCTCGGCTACACGGTGAGCCTGCACTCCGGGCGCGTGTTGTACGGCGCGCGGGGCGACGCGGTGCGGCCGCGTTCGCACACGATGCTCCTCGTCCACTTCGACGACGAGCCCCAGCCCTACCTGACCGACGTCGGCTTCGGCACCGTGGGCTGCCTCCTCGCGCCGATCCCGCTGATCGCCGACGCCGAACTGCGGGACGAGCCGCGCCGCCACCGCCTTGTGCGCGAGACCGGCCCGAATCCGCTACCGACCTGGACGCTGCAGGCTCACACGGACGGCGAGTGGGTGAATCAGTACATGTTCACCGAGGAGACGTTCCTGCCGGTCGACTACCAGATGCTCAACTGGTACACCTCGACGTTCCCGCGCTCGCCGTTCAAGCTGGCGCCGTTCATCCAGCACAACAGCCCCGAGCGCCACCTCGAGTTGACCGGCAAAACCCTGACCGAGCGGCACGTCGACGGCACCCGCGCGGTCCGCGAGATCGAGGACCGCGCGGAACTGATTCGCCTGCTGCGCACGGAGTTCGGCATCGACGTGCCGCAGTACTTCGTCGAGAGCGCGTCTTAGATCACGGCTTGCGACCGACCGCGCCCGCGATGCACCGCTGCGCTGCGGTGAGCGGCCGCAGCCGGGGGCCGTCCGGCCACCAGTCGGCGCAGCGGACCAGGCCGGGCTCGACGAGCTCGAGCCCCGCGAACAGCTCGAGGAGCTGGGCCTGGGTGCGGAAGGTGCCGGATCCCATCGGGCTGTGCAGGAAGGCCTGCTCGGCGTCGCGCGCGGTGGAGCTGTACTCGTTCTCCGGGTCGAAGAAGTGGGAGAGCACGACGAAGGAGCCGGAAGGGAGCGCCTCGATGTACTCGCGCATGATCTGCGCGGGACGGTCCTTCGGGCCCGAGTAGTGGTGCAGGGTACCGCTCTGCACGAGCGCGAGCGGACGGGTGAAGTCGATCTTACGCGTGATCACCTCGTTGGACAGGATGGCCTTCGGCTCGAAGATGTCCTCCGCGATGAAGCGGCAGTGCTCGTTCGCTTCGAGCAGCGCGCGGCCGTGCGCGAGCACCACCGGGTCGTTGTCCACGTACACGACTTCGGCTTCCGAGTTGATGCGCTGCACCACCTGGTGCACGTTCTCGGCCGTGGGCAGGCCGGAGCCGAGGTCGAGGAACTGGTCGATCTTGGCCTCCAGGACCAGGAACCGGCAGGCCCGGGTGAGGAAGCCGCGGTTCTCGAAGGCCAGTTCCTGCGCTGTCGGCATGTGCTCTTGCACCTGCGCGAGGACCGCGCGGTCGATGGCGTAGTTGTCCTTGCCGTTAAGGAAGGCGTCGTAGACCCTGGCGATGCTCGCCCGCGTGGGGTCCACCCCGACCGGTGGCTTCGGCTCCGCGACGAGGGGAGAAACGGCAACCTCTGGACTGTCCGACATGAAAACCGACTCTCCTTCGCAGGCGAGATCTTCCGGCGGCTCGACGCTCCCGTGTGGACGCGCGGTAACTCAGCGTAGGCCGCCGTGCCGGAATAGTAAATCGATGTGAGGTGCGAGTCGCGTGACGGATCAGCATCCGCGAGCCTCGCAGTTCCCTGACCGTCCTAAACGTCCGGTCGGCCGACCGGCATCTCACCGCGGAAGCGGACTTTTAGCGGACATGGGCTTGAGGAGGCGCGGAAGCGCAGGTAGACGACGGCCCGCCCGGCCGAGGGTACACGGCCGGGCGGGTTCAGCAGCACCCTGACTCAGAGCATTGCTTGAATGTACGAGTCCTGTCAGCGCGAGGACGTCACGTCCAGCAGCGTGCGGCCCACGACACGGCCCGCGGCGACGAACAGCAGGTGCAGGCGCGCCGAGACGGCGCCCGCGGGCAGGGACGTGCAAACGCGGACCGGCTCGCTCAGCCGGAACGGCTGCGCCTTCACCGACTCCGTCGCGGCCGGCTCGTCGGCGGAACCGGCCACGGCGTCGCGCTCCGCATCCAGCGCGAACGGCGCGCTCCAGACCGGAAGCACGTACCCCTCGACCGGCTCGTCACCGTGGTGCGAGACCCGCACGACGAACGCGATCTCGCCGCCCCTGCCCGCGACCAGGTCGCGGCCCGGCGCGAGCGGCTCGACCTCGGGAATCAGGACCGTGACTGCGTTCGTCAGCGCGGGCGGATTGGCGCCGGTGTCCTTGAGCTTGCGGTCGAAGGAGTAGATGCCGGCGGTCTCGTGCTCGATGTCGTACAGCTCGGTCCACACGTAACCGGAGAGCTGGTCGTAGCGGCGCAGTTCCTGAGTCTGCCAACGCAGATTCCAGCCGCGCTCGACGCTGGTGATGCCGCCGCCGAACTCGCTGTTGAGGTTCGGCACGTCGGCCGGGGCGCCTGCGCCGACCTCGGCCATCAGATGCTTGTCGACCACCCAGTCCGGGCCGAGGCCCACCGGGAAGGTCGCCTCGTTGCGCTCAAGCAGAGCCCTGACCTTCTCCGCCCAGCCACGCGGGGTCTCGTCGTAGATGTGCCAGTCCACCAGGTCGGTGGCCACGTGCGACCAGCCGGAGTCATCCACCGCCGGGCGGGTCGGGTCGAGCGCCTTGAGCAGGTCGTAGGCGCGGCGCACGGCCTCCTGCTTGGCCGGGTCG
This genomic window from Actinospica robiniae DSM 44927 contains:
- a CDS encoding helix-turn-helix domain-containing protein, coding for MNRAVEETNRRMLRARDAMDRDYAEPLDVPALAQIAHVSPRHFIRVFRATFGETPHRYLQRRRVERAMFLLRSCDRSVTEICMEVGFTSLGTFSRTFREIVGESPSDYRRRGPLPEVPTCFAMAWMRPRG
- a CDS encoding arylamine N-acetyltransferase family protein, whose translation is MSSPYVRLYSNHDVRRGCVSGAGRPQAGSRRLPRHEADARHVDACARLLHPVREPRPRQWPCASLELDDLAAKLVSGGRGGYCYEHNLLFAAVLRELGYTVSLHSGRVLYGARGDAVRPRSHTMLLVHFDDEPQPYLTDVGFGTVGCLLAPIPLIADAELRDEPRRHRLVRETGPNPLPTWTLQAHTDGEWVNQYMFTEETFLPVDYQMLNWYTSTFPRSPFKLAPFIQHNSPERHLELTGKTLTERHVDGTRAVREIEDRAELIRLLRTEFGIDVPQYFVESAS
- a CDS encoding SAM-dependent methyltransferase encodes the protein MSDSPEVAVSPLVAEPKPPVGVDPTRASIARVYDAFLNGKDNYAIDRAVLAQVQEHMPTAQELAFENRGFLTRACRFLVLEAKIDQFLDLGSGLPTAENVHQVVQRINSEAEVVYVDNDPVVLAHGRALLEANEHCRFIAEDIFEPKAILSNEVITRKIDFTRPLALVQSGTLHHYSGPKDRPAQIMREYIEALPSGSFVVLSHFFDPENEYSSTARDAEQAFLHSPMGSGTFRTQAQLLELFAGLELVEPGLVRCADWWPDGPRLRPLTAAQRCIAGAVGRKP